In Magnetococcales bacterium, one genomic interval encodes:
- a CDS encoding sel1 repeat family protein translates to MNTPFIPLRPCMLTLALALLSPALAVAEPDSYATLRQQYLQAAEHGDAEAQNNLGLMYYEGQGVTRNLSEAEKWFRKAADQGNLIAQQNLGLMYQQADGSPQELRRAEPWLRKAAQQGLVKSQHALAVLYKKGQGVPQDFQEAAYWYRKAADQGDAEAQSNLGLMYELGQGVPRSVEEAMRWYLKAAEAGSPVAKNNLGLLYKKGQGVLQDYRQAEHWFREAADQGFAQAQYNLGMLFRNGQGVGQESVQAHMWLNLAAAQGDENALRERDQLANIMKPDEIARAQEMARVWRPKSASEF, encoded by the coding sequence ATGAACACACCCTTCATTCCGTTGCGACCCTGCATGCTCACCCTGGCGCTGGCCCTGCTCTCCCCGGCTTTGGCCGTCGCCGAGCCGGATTCCTACGCAACGTTGCGTCAGCAATACCTGCAAGCCGCCGAACACGGGGATGCGGAAGCGCAAAACAATCTGGGATTGATGTATTACGAAGGCCAGGGGGTGACCCGCAATCTGTCCGAGGCGGAAAAATGGTTTCGCAAGGCCGCGGACCAGGGCAACCTCATCGCCCAGCAGAATCTGGGCCTGATGTATCAGCAAGCCGATGGCAGCCCCCAGGAGCTGCGTCGGGCCGAGCCGTGGCTGCGCAAGGCGGCGCAACAGGGACTGGTCAAATCACAACACGCCCTGGCGGTACTCTACAAAAAAGGCCAGGGGGTGCCCCAGGATTTCCAGGAGGCGGCCTACTGGTACCGCAAGGCTGCCGATCAGGGGGACGCCGAGGCCCAAAGCAATCTGGGTCTGATGTACGAACTGGGGCAAGGGGTGCCGCGATCGGTGGAAGAGGCGATGCGCTGGTATCTCAAGGCGGCGGAAGCCGGCAGTCCGGTGGCCAAAAACAATCTGGGACTGCTCTACAAAAAAGGCCAGGGGGTGCTTCAGGACTACAGGCAGGCGGAACACTGGTTCCGGGAGGCGGCGGACCAGGGATTCGCCCAGGCCCAATACAATCTGGGCATGCTCTTTCGCAATGGTCAGGGGGTGGGTCAGGAGAGCGTTCAGGCCCACATGTGGCTCAATCTGGCCGCCGCCCAGGGCGACGAAAACGCCCTCAGAGAGCGGGACCAGTTGGCCAATATCATGAAACCGGATGAAATCGCCCGCGCCCAGGAGATGGCCCGGGTCTGGAGACCAAAAAGCGCTTCGGAATTTTAA
- a CDS encoding acetoin utilization protein AcuC, producing MSDIAPRQIVRVTLGPEIARYGFPDEHPFGPYRMQAFWDEAQLQGLSEQVEQAMPSQATVEELTRFHTPEYVRQVQEQSVTGTGYLDYGDTPAFHGVYEAASHVVGSALDAMRQIMAGACGRAFVPIAGLHHARPERAGGFCVFNDIGVVIHSLRQEFGIRRIAYVDIDAHHGDGVFYAFESDPELRFLDFHQDGRYLYPGTGDATETGTGEAENTKLNIPMPPGAGDVHFMQRWSQGVRFLEESRPEFVILQCGADSIAGDPLAQLRLSPMLHGQVTTRLIRLAEDFGHGRFLALGGGGYNPTNIGKGWCAVVRAMIHTPYGHIC from the coding sequence ATGTCCGACATCGCCCCCCGGCAGATCGTCCGCGTCACCCTCGGTCCCGAGATCGCCCGTTACGGTTTTCCGGACGAACACCCCTTCGGCCCCTACCGGATGCAGGCCTTCTGGGACGAAGCCCAGCTCCAGGGACTCTCCGAACAGGTGGAACAAGCCATGCCCAGTCAGGCCACGGTGGAAGAACTCACCCGCTTCCACACCCCGGAATATGTCCGACAGGTGCAGGAACAGTCCGTGACCGGAACCGGATATCTGGATTACGGCGACACTCCGGCTTTTCATGGGGTATACGAGGCCGCCTCCCATGTGGTCGGCTCGGCCCTCGACGCCATGCGTCAGATCATGGCCGGAGCCTGCGGACGGGCCTTTGTTCCCATTGCCGGACTCCATCACGCCCGTCCCGAAAGGGCGGGAGGTTTTTGTGTCTTCAACGACATCGGCGTGGTGATCCACTCCTTGCGGCAGGAGTTCGGCATCCGGCGCATCGCCTATGTGGACATCGACGCCCACCACGGGGACGGCGTTTTTTATGCGTTCGAGTCGGATCCGGAATTACGCTTTCTCGATTTTCATCAGGATGGACGTTATCTCTACCCCGGCACCGGGGATGCGACCGAAACCGGCACCGGAGAGGCAGAAAATACCAAACTCAACATCCCCATGCCCCCCGGAGCCGGAGATGTCCATTTCATGCAACGTTGGTCCCAGGGAGTCCGTTTTCTGGAAGAGAGCAGACCGGAGTTCGTGATTCTCCAATGCGGGGCCGACTCCATCGCCGGGGATCCCCTGGCGCAACTGCGTCTTTCGCCGATGCTCCACGGACAGGTGACCACCCGTCTGATCCGGCTGGCCGAGGATTTCGGTCATGGCCGTTTCCTCGCCCTGGGGGGAGGGGGCTACAACCCCACCAACATCGGCAAAGGATGGTGCGCCGTGGTGCGGGCCATGATCCATACCCCATATGGTCACATCTGTTGA
- a CDS encoding response regulator: MDKKTVLIVDDSSLARMMVRKIFATKFTEWNLIEAKDGEEALNLSDTPLHLALLDFNMPGMNGIELAEKLMVKHPRMAVYLVTANIQDRMHQRAESMGIGFIKKPIADGKIADILQQIA, encoded by the coding sequence ATGGATAAAAAGACGGTCTTGATCGTAGACGACAGCAGTCTGGCACGGATGATGGTTCGTAAAATTTTTGCCACCAAATTTACGGAGTGGAATCTCATCGAAGCCAAGGATGGGGAGGAGGCGCTGAATCTGTCCGATACACCGTTGCATCTGGCCTTGCTTGACTTCAACATGCCCGGCATGAACGGCATTGAGCTGGCGGAAAAATTGATGGTGAAACATCCCAGGATGGCGGTCTATCTGGTGACGGCCAACATTCAGGACCGGATGCATCAGCGGGCGGAGAGCATGGGCATCGGATTCATCAAAAAGCCCATCGCCGATGGCAAAATCGCGGATATTCTGCAACAGATCGCCTGA
- a CDS encoding AsmA-like C-terminal domain-containing protein — MVRRLWQGCVFVLLMVVVILVGAGVVVTVYPPDLAPHVGELTRFLSERTGLNVRLAGIELETGLSLAVVGTGVEIGDPESEKPLLTATRVLLRVSPLLLARGGLPMSITLDQARATVRRDAAGGMYLGGRRIDGSAAAGVSGPGGVVLLNALTVSRGELTWEDEQITDHGQPTRIVVTGIQASGFLEHSGAARFTAEAVLPTAGPQTRITLAGARDAKQQWSMKTHVEQGLVAPFLPYLAHAQPLDGLTTPVDWSAELTGSGLEKLQGQWKLQLGAGQLGWPALFRWPLPISRLGAEGRLERSAKGWDLDVRQFELHSSHGQAQGKVLITGMAGPGSPFMDLTATASGTPSDKAKFYYPTRIMFPPLVQWLDNGLKDGHVKQASVHIRGHFADMPAGPAGPAEDVFHIEGDVVGLSLHYFPPLLPLTNVTTHVVFDRYSMTAQVSEGTYGATRQVKGTARIADMVHHPVVEISAESPQVDMPSVWKEIVSHPRLRWDQAIGMAGAEVRGQGIASLKINLPLKELATLTYSGRLEMKQAGFHPDFLEYPLEEIGGVLNLDQDKLDIQVNRGRLGSWPVVGEVTARQYRTPGKALFQARMDTRVEPAQLAEWAAPLLGEEGWIQGQTPVRLEFSRQPGEEGFGVKGRGELQAVAARGRMGWNKPSEEAGQMVGSGRLAPDGRLSMTELLVEAGNLRAAGQGDWNLVRNQGSITLKTLKLDRSTGKMVISRGKAKGVGAWTIDADWKRLDLGGLWRTVPAGPARVADSGEVATSTPERSWPRVGLRLRADRLMLAQGEQAEELDTNLEMELRSVSIDALRMKQGSSAIQANGSFLWSRRIGSGGYGGRLRVTSQDFGRLLRSLDLHEGLEAGSGEMDVSLDGFQAPDQRWIDTLSGTARFDFREGKIRRLGFLSTLLGLFSLKDLPDLVVGTRPDLDVTGLHYKAFQGAFAIHDSVWTIDRMKLLSPSMNLVVTGKVDFPQDRVDLLVGMRPLQALDDLVNGVPLLGKWVTGDRRSVVETLFDVTGSTHAPQATLRPVSSLAPGLLRDLLHVPLDWLRRTSEKSESGDKEDPINKNP, encoded by the coding sequence GTGGTGCGGCGTCTGTGGCAGGGATGTGTGTTTGTATTGCTGATGGTGGTGGTGATCCTGGTCGGGGCGGGGGTGGTGGTGACTGTGTATCCGCCGGATCTGGCCCCCCATGTGGGAGAATTGACCCGTTTTCTGTCGGAGCGAACCGGTCTCAATGTGCGACTGGCGGGCATCGAACTGGAAACCGGTCTCTCCCTGGCGGTGGTGGGCACCGGAGTGGAAATCGGTGATCCGGAGTCGGAAAAGCCTCTGCTGACCGCTACCCGCGTCTTGTTGCGGGTGTCGCCGCTGTTGCTGGCGCGAGGCGGATTGCCCATGTCCATCACGTTGGATCAGGCCCGGGCCACGGTGCGTCGGGATGCGGCGGGGGGTATGTATCTCGGGGGGCGGCGCATCGATGGCTCCGCTGCTGCCGGGGTTTCCGGGCCGGGAGGGGTGGTACTGCTCAACGCCCTCACCGTAAGCCGGGGGGAATTGACCTGGGAGGACGAGCAGATCACCGACCACGGCCAGCCCACCCGGATTGTCGTGACCGGAATCCAGGCCAGTGGTTTTCTGGAACATTCGGGTGCGGCCCGTTTCACCGCCGAGGCGGTGTTGCCGACGGCTGGCCCCCAGACCCGCATCACCCTCGCGGGAGCGCGGGACGCCAAACAGCAATGGTCCATGAAGACGCATGTGGAACAAGGACTGGTCGCGCCGTTTCTGCCTTATTTGGCCCACGCCCAACCCCTCGACGGGCTGACCACGCCGGTGGATTGGTCCGCGGAGCTGACCGGAAGCGGTCTGGAGAAGCTTCAGGGGCAATGGAAGCTCCAATTGGGGGCGGGTCAACTGGGATGGCCCGCGTTGTTCCGCTGGCCGTTGCCCATCTCCCGTCTGGGAGCCGAAGGACGGCTGGAGCGTAGCGCCAAAGGCTGGGATTTGGATGTGCGGCAGTTCGAGCTGCACTCCTCCCATGGACAGGCCCAGGGCAAGGTGTTGATCACCGGCATGGCCGGTCCCGGATCCCCTTTCATGGATCTGACCGCCACCGCCTCCGGCACCCCCTCGGACAAGGCCAAATTCTACTATCCCACCCGCATCATGTTTCCCCCTTTGGTGCAGTGGCTGGACAATGGCCTGAAGGATGGTCACGTCAAGCAGGCCTCGGTCCACATCCGGGGCCATTTTGCCGACATGCCAGCGGGTCCCGCCGGTCCGGCGGAGGATGTTTTCCACATCGAAGGGGATGTGGTCGGGTTGTCGCTGCACTATTTTCCCCCGTTGCTGCCGCTCACCAACGTGACCACCCATGTGGTGTTCGACCGCTATTCCATGACCGCCCAGGTCTCCGAGGGCACTTATGGCGCCACCCGCCAGGTGAAGGGAACCGCCCGGATCGCCGACATGGTGCATCATCCGGTGGTGGAGATCAGCGCGGAGTCCCCCCAGGTGGACATGCCTTCGGTCTGGAAGGAGATCGTCAGCCATCCCCGTTTGCGTTGGGACCAGGCGATCGGCATGGCCGGGGCCGAGGTGCGAGGACAGGGAATCGCCAGTCTGAAGATCAATCTGCCCTTGAAGGAACTGGCCACCTTGACCTATTCCGGACGCCTGGAAATGAAACAGGCCGGCTTCCACCCGGATTTCCTGGAGTATCCGCTGGAGGAAATCGGGGGGGTGTTGAATCTGGATCAGGACAAGCTGGATATCCAGGTGAACCGGGGCCGGTTGGGCTCATGGCCGGTGGTGGGGGAGGTGACGGCGCGTCAGTACCGTACCCCGGGCAAGGCGTTATTTCAGGCCAGGATGGATACCCGGGTGGAACCGGCCCAGTTGGCCGAATGGGCCGCGCCTCTGTTGGGGGAGGAGGGGTGGATCCAGGGTCAGACTCCGGTGCGACTGGAGTTTTCCCGTCAGCCGGGAGAAGAGGGATTCGGGGTCAAGGGCCGAGGGGAATTGCAGGCGGTGGCCGCCCGGGGGCGCATGGGTTGGAACAAACCTTCGGAGGAGGCCGGGCAGATGGTCGGCTCGGGCAGGCTGGCTCCGGATGGTCGGCTGTCGATGACTGAGCTGCTGGTGGAGGCGGGCAATCTGCGCGCGGCGGGTCAGGGGGATTGGAATCTGGTCCGGAATCAGGGCAGTATCACCCTGAAAACCCTCAAGCTGGATCGCAGCACGGGAAAAATGGTCATCTCCCGGGGTAAGGCCAAGGGTGTGGGGGCCTGGACCATCGACGCCGACTGGAAACGATTGGATCTGGGGGGCTTGTGGCGCACGGTTCCGGCGGGTCCGGCCCGGGTGGCGGACTCCGGGGAGGTGGCCACCTCCACCCCGGAACGCAGTTGGCCCAGGGTGGGTTTGCGGCTGCGGGCCGATCGGCTGATGCTGGCCCAGGGGGAGCAGGCGGAAGAACTCGACACCAACCTGGAAATGGAACTGCGCTCCGTGAGCATCGACGCCTTGCGCATGAAACAAGGATCCAGCGCAATCCAGGCCAATGGATCGTTTTTGTGGTCGCGGCGCATCGGATCCGGGGGCTACGGGGGACGGTTGCGGGTGACCAGTCAGGATTTCGGACGCCTGTTGCGTTCCCTGGATCTGCACGAGGGGTTGGAGGCGGGATCCGGAGAGATGGATGTCTCTTTGGATGGCTTTCAGGCGCCGGATCAACGTTGGATCGACACCTTGTCGGGTACGGCCCGTTTTGATTTCCGGGAAGGAAAAATCCGGAGATTGGGATTTCTGTCCACGCTGTTGGGGTTGTTTTCGTTGAAGGATCTGCCGGATCTGGTGGTGGGGACGCGACCGGATCTGGATGTCACCGGATTGCATTACAAGGCGTTTCAGGGGGCGTTCGCCATTCACGACAGCGTTTGGACCATCGATCGCATGAAACTGCTCAGTCCGTCGATGAATCTGGTGGTGACCGGCAAGGTGGATTTTCCCCAGGATCGGGTGGATCTGCTGGTGGGAATGCGTCCCTTGCAGGCGCTGGACGATCTGGTGAACGGTGTGCCCCTGCTGGGGAAATGGGTCACCGGCGACCGCCGCAGCGTGGTGGAGACCCTGTTCGATGTGACCGGTTCCACCCATGCGCCGCAGGCGACCCTGCGACCGGTTTCGAGTCTGGCTCCGGGTCTGTTGCGGGATTTGTTGCATGTGCCCCTCGACTGGTTGCGTCGCACCTCGGAAAAGAGTGAATCCGGAGACAAAGAGGATCCAATCAACAAAAATCCATGA
- a CDS encoding radical SAM protein has product MTKKRSSFSMMWSTANNFLLSGLRNSKPTLIFRILKGFFDVRVRHQHKIQYIEIMSTHACNAKCDFCSNEFYDRRPRKQLLSRARIEGLIREAAAMDIPAVSFLGGEPLLDPNLFHYLDYTYQNGMMGRVNTNGQLLTDENLRKLKNSHVSKIMVSISSTDSQINDTITHVDGYLEKALSGIRRGKAMGISMGLKVVVNQKHFDSGEIKKFIDLANELKVNISFNPVVPTGAAFENYLDHTLNAEFQEKLDKLVEGNTTISTHLTNNYFGYGCPAGRAYLGITAYGDVIPCFFMPISYGNVWEMTLEEIHKRVLRTPLFNKGAETCVAAYDQNFINKIIIPIFTDTRLNSHIPVPIEKHPMYNPQSQILDI; this is encoded by the coding sequence ATGACCAAAAAACGCAGCAGTTTCTCAATGATGTGGAGTACCGCCAACAATTTTCTGCTTTCCGGATTGCGCAACAGCAAACCCACCTTGATCTTCAGAATTCTTAAAGGATTTTTTGATGTGCGCGTGCGACATCAGCACAAAATTCAATACATCGAAATTATGAGCACCCATGCCTGCAACGCCAAATGTGATTTCTGTTCCAACGAATTCTATGATAGAAGGCCACGCAAACAGTTGTTGAGTCGCGCCCGCATCGAAGGGTTGATTCGGGAAGCGGCGGCCATGGATATTCCGGCGGTCAGTTTTTTGGGGGGTGAACCGCTCCTGGATCCCAACCTGTTCCACTATTTGGACTACACCTATCAAAATGGCATGATGGGACGGGTCAATACCAATGGACAACTGTTGACCGACGAAAATCTCCGGAAATTAAAAAACAGCCATGTCAGCAAGATCATGGTTTCCATCTCTTCCACCGACAGCCAAATCAACGACACGATCACGCATGTCGATGGCTATCTGGAAAAAGCCCTGAGCGGCATCCGACGCGGCAAGGCCATGGGCATCAGCATGGGATTGAAGGTGGTGGTCAACCAGAAACATTTCGATTCCGGAGAGATCAAAAAATTCATCGATCTGGCCAATGAATTGAAGGTCAACATTTCGTTCAACCCGGTGGTTCCCACCGGAGCGGCCTTTGAAAACTATTTGGATCACACCCTGAATGCCGAATTCCAGGAGAAGCTGGACAAACTGGTGGAGGGCAATACCACCATCAGCACCCATTTGACCAATAATTATTTCGGTTACGGTTGTCCCGCCGGACGGGCTTATCTGGGCATCACCGCCTACGGGGATGTCATTCCCTGTTTCTTCATGCCGATTTCTTATGGAAACGTCTGGGAGATGACGCTTGAGGAGATTCACAAACGGGTGTTGCGCACTCCGCTTTTCAACAAGGGGGCCGAAACCTGCGTGGCCGCTTATGACCAGAACTTCATCAACAAGATCATCATTCCGATCTTTACCGACACCCGTTTGAACAGTCACATCCCGGTTCCCATCGAAAAACACCCCATGTACAACCCCCAGTCCCAGATATTGGACATCTGA
- a CDS encoding chemotaxis protein CheA has product MFDEASQQALMQEFFSENREALDRIERGLLQLESTPNNRELLNSIFRDMHTVKGNCRMMGFERLEELTHAAESLLDLMRDDKLVIDILIGNQLLSVLDTVRRTLQTIEQTGSEGEVDFSPLIFQLGRIQGQSGADKTSANAGNGESHADPGAERSSLKSDGESGAGRIDSIRLSIERLDALMNQVGELGAVFNQLKYAISRNPSQMDQSLESLGQQIQQLQGEVLQYRLQPIGRILDTYHRLVRDLAVETQKKVVLDLVGEETEVDRNVLISIKEVLGHLIRNAVDHGLESPEERIARGKSPVGRVRLTAEQKQGQIYLEIADDGRGIDVDRVRAKAIDRGLITPEQAGEMREADVMKLIMAPGFSTVEQVSKISGRGTGMDVVQAAIDKLGGSVTISSRFGGGSSFRLRIPQTMAIVPVLLVTACGETYAIPQVSIVELVSYHGPEVARNVEGKMQSPMVRVRDRLFPLVALRQVVTAPEEAAAVTRSVERIQAESALHVVVVQSEERAFALDVDGIKEPASLVIKPVNRIFADIPILAGTAVMPDGSVSFLLNVPELIRL; this is encoded by the coding sequence ATGTTTGACGAAGCCAGCCAGCAAGCCCTCATGCAGGAGTTTTTCTCCGAGAACCGGGAAGCATTGGACCGGATCGAGCGCGGATTGTTGCAACTGGAGAGCACCCCGAACAACCGGGAGCTGCTCAATTCCATTTTTCGGGACATGCACACGGTCAAGGGCAACTGCCGCATGATGGGATTCGAGCGGCTGGAGGAGTTGACCCATGCCGCCGAATCCCTGTTGGACTTGATGCGGGATGACAAACTGGTGATCGATATCCTGATCGGCAACCAGTTGTTGAGTGTGCTGGACACGGTGCGGCGCACGTTGCAGACCATCGAGCAGACCGGATCCGAAGGGGAGGTGGATTTTTCCCCGTTGATTTTTCAGTTGGGTCGGATTCAGGGGCAGAGCGGCGCGGACAAGACTTCGGCAAACGCCGGGAATGGTGAATCCCATGCCGATCCGGGGGCGGAGCGGTCTTCCCTCAAAAGCGACGGAGAGAGCGGAGCGGGGCGGATCGACTCGATCCGTCTTTCCATTGAGCGTCTGGATGCCTTGATGAATCAGGTCGGAGAGTTGGGGGCGGTTTTCAATCAACTGAAATATGCCATCAGCCGCAATCCGTCCCAGATGGATCAATCCCTGGAAAGTCTGGGACAACAGATTCAACAGTTGCAAGGCGAGGTGTTGCAGTACCGTCTGCAACCCATCGGACGCATTCTGGATACCTACCATCGTCTGGTGCGGGATCTGGCGGTGGAGACCCAAAAAAAGGTGGTGCTGGATCTGGTGGGCGAAGAGACCGAGGTGGATCGGAATGTGCTGATTTCCATCAAGGAGGTGCTGGGACACCTGATTCGCAACGCCGTGGACCACGGCCTGGAGTCTCCGGAAGAACGGATTGCCCGGGGCAAGTCGCCGGTGGGTCGGGTCCGTTTGACCGCCGAGCAGAAGCAGGGTCAGATTTATCTGGAAATCGCCGACGATGGACGCGGCATCGATGTGGACCGGGTACGGGCCAAGGCCATCGACCGGGGGTTGATCACCCCGGAGCAGGCCGGGGAGATGCGGGAAGCCGATGTGATGAAACTCATCATGGCGCCGGGTTTTTCCACGGTCGAGCAGGTCAGCAAGATCTCCGGGCGGGGAACCGGCATGGATGTGGTGCAGGCCGCCATCGACAAGCTGGGAGGCTCGGTGACCATATCCAGTCGATTCGGCGGCGGTTCGAGTTTCCGGTTGCGCATTCCCCAGACCATGGCCATCGTTCCGGTGCTGCTGGTCACGGCCTGCGGCGAAACCTATGCCATCCCCCAAGTGAGCATTGTCGAGCTGGTCTCTTATCACGGCCCGGAAGTGGCCCGGAACGTTGAAGGCAAAATGCAATCCCCCATGGTGCGGGTGCGGGATCGGCTGTTTCCCCTGGTGGCATTGCGGCAGGTGGTCACCGCGCCGGAAGAGGCGGCTGCCGTGACCCGCAGCGTGGAGCGGATTCAGGCCGAATCCGCCCTGCATGTGGTGGTGGTGCAGTCCGAAGAGCGGGCTTTCGCCCTGGATGTGGATGGCATCAAGGAGCCGGCCAGTCTGGTGATCAAGCCGGTCAACCGCATTTTCGCCGATATTCCTATTTTGGCCGGAACCGCCGTGATGCCGGATGGTTCGGTGTCGTTTCTTTTGAACGTGCCGGAATTGATCAGGTTGTAG
- a CDS encoding c-type cytochrome: protein MTHRKSWSLAMAVGVVLGGMVGADSGQAAEQVSSIARGGRLYDKWFEVTDSAEPATTHPSYPPGGGYADKAKDTWRCKECHGWDYLGKQGAYAKGKHATGIVGMGRFKQGEAAKVVTMLKDDKHRYGDKLAEQDLNDLALFVTQGQVDMDRWIDSNTKEIKGDRQRGEAVFNTICAHCHGKDGRSMQKMPPVGKVAADNPWETLHKILNGEPGSKMPALRALDAQIAVDVLSYAVTLPQEKSGQ from the coding sequence ATGACGCACAGGAAATCTTGGAGTCTGGCCATGGCTGTGGGGGTTGTGCTGGGTGGCATGGTGGGGGCGGATTCCGGTCAGGCCGCGGAACAGGTCTCATCGATTGCCAGGGGCGGAAGGCTTTATGACAAATGGTTCGAGGTGACGGATTCCGCCGAACCGGCGACAACTCATCCCTCCTATCCCCCAGGCGGGGGGTATGCAGACAAGGCCAAGGATACCTGGCGATGCAAGGAGTGTCATGGATGGGATTATCTGGGTAAACAGGGAGCCTATGCCAAAGGCAAACACGCAACCGGCATTGTGGGAATGGGCCGATTCAAACAGGGGGAGGCCGCCAAGGTTGTCACCATGCTCAAGGATGACAAACACCGTTATGGCGACAAGCTGGCGGAACAGGATCTGAATGATCTGGCCCTTTTTGTCACCCAGGGACAGGTGGACATGGATCGCTGGATCGACAGCAATACCAAAGAGATTAAAGGGGACCGTCAGCGGGGTGAAGCGGTGTTCAATACCATTTGCGCCCATTGCCACGGCAAGGATGGTCGCAGCATGCAGAAAATGCCACCGGTGGGCAAAGTGGCCGCGGATAATCCTTGGGAGACCCTGCACAAAATACTCAACGGAGAACCGGGTTCCAAGATGCCGGCCTTGCGGGCGTTGGATGCGCAGATTGCCGTGGATGTTTTGAGTTACGCCGTCACGCTTCCGCAAGAAAAATCGGGGCAGTGA
- a CDS encoding ribonuclease Z, which produces MKITILGSGTGVPSLRRHSPGYCLEVAQRRYLIDCGSGTLLQLERVGLSFQDLDGAFITHVHADHIGDLTPLVHALRLPGIDRTRPFTLYGPPGFPAFFDQIIAPVAAPPTTFRFEVREALGVWELDGLTIRTHATPHSSRFASRAYRFEHQGGSVVFSGDTDHDPGLVDFLADADLAILECSTLDEAKVEGHLSAGLCGQMAAQARVRRLLLTHFYPIDGPDSQFFDQCRRHYSGPLELAADRMTLEIPTPPP; this is translated from the coding sequence ATGAAAATCACCATTCTGGGCAGTGGCACCGGTGTTCCCTCGCTTCGGAGGCACTCTCCGGGCTATTGCCTGGAAGTAGCGCAACGGCGCTATCTCATCGACTGCGGCAGCGGCACCTTGTTGCAACTGGAACGGGTAGGCTTGAGCTTTCAGGATCTAGACGGGGCCTTCATCACCCATGTACATGCCGATCACATCGGCGACCTGACCCCGCTGGTCCACGCCTTGCGCCTGCCGGGCATAGACCGCACCCGGCCTTTCACCCTGTACGGTCCCCCGGGATTTCCCGCCTTTTTCGACCAGATCATCGCCCCGGTGGCCGCTCCTCCCACCACGTTCCGGTTTGAGGTGCGGGAAGCTCTGGGCGTCTGGGAGTTGGATGGCCTGACAATCCGCACCCATGCCACCCCCCACTCCAGCCGTTTCGCCAGCCGCGCCTATCGTTTCGAGCATCAGGGAGGAAGCGTGGTCTTTTCCGGGGATACGGATCATGATCCGGGACTGGTGGACTTCCTCGCCGACGCGGATCTGGCCATCCTGGAGTGTTCCACCCTGGACGAAGCCAAAGTGGAAGGGCATCTGTCCGCCGGACTGTGTGGTCAAATGGCGGCTCAGGCCCGGGTGCGGCGTTTGCTCCTGACCCATTTTTATCCCATCGATGGACCGGACTCCCAGTTTTTCGACCAGTGCCGCAGGCACTATTCCGGCCCTCTGGAACTCGCCGCCGACCGCATGACCCTTGAGATTCCAACGCCTCCCCCATGA
- a CDS encoding class I SAM-dependent methyltransferase, translating into MAASCAPIPLRETPTQCQSTPLRISPDLALPDYLQQTYWWAYIHPFGVRFFERQWLVNAILWGNFARLRDAALAEMGMPITGQTLQVACVYGNLTPKIADRLAPGANLHVVDVAPVQLNNLQRKLGRRDNVCLHHQDSTRLTFQDGAFDQVLVFFLLHEQPAGVREQTIAEALRVLRPGGRLIFVDYHRPSWTNPLRYLMIPVLATLEPFAMDTWKKEISAWLPEGFQPAKLHKETFFGGLYQKVVITR; encoded by the coding sequence ATGGCGGCATCATGCGCCCCCATCCCCCTGAGGGAGACCCCCACCCAATGCCAATCCACACCGCTGAGGATCTCCCCTGATCTGGCACTCCCGGACTATCTTCAGCAGACCTACTGGTGGGCCTATATTCATCCTTTCGGCGTGCGTTTCTTTGAACGCCAATGGCTGGTCAATGCCATTTTGTGGGGTAACTTTGCCCGACTGCGGGATGCGGCTCTGGCGGAAATGGGCATGCCCATCACCGGCCAGACCCTTCAGGTGGCCTGCGTTTACGGCAACCTCACCCCGAAGATCGCCGACCGGCTCGCTCCCGGCGCCAACCTCCATGTGGTGGACGTGGCCCCGGTGCAGTTGAACAATCTGCAACGCAAACTGGGCCGACGGGACAATGTGTGTCTCCATCACCAAGACTCCACCCGTCTGACCTTCCAGGATGGCGCTTTCGATCAGGTATTGGTCTTTTTCCTGCTTCATGAACAGCCCGCGGGCGTGCGGGAACAGACCATCGCCGAAGCGTTGCGGGTGCTTCGTCCCGGAGGTCGGTTGATCTTTGTCGATTACCATCGCCCGTCGTGGACCAATCCCTTGCGCTATCTAATGATTCCGGTACTCGCGACCCTGGAGCCATTCGCCATGGATACCTGGAAAAAAGAGATTTCCGCCTGGCTGCCCGAAGGTTTCCAACCGGCCAAACTGCACAAGGAGACCTTTTTCGGCGGATTGTACCAAAAGGTCGTGATCACCCGATAA